From the genome of Argopecten irradians isolate NY unplaced genomic scaffold, Ai_NY scaffold_0233, whole genome shotgun sequence:
CTTTACTGTAATATCTATTTCATACATGGATTATTTTTGTAAGTATCCGCAGTTCCGAGTGTAGATGTTTAGCCGTCCCCCGTGGCTAACCTGTAGGTATGACCTGGACGGAGGGACACTTGGTCAGTTACAGTGGAAGGACGATAGTGTTGTAGCCACAACCATTCCTCTAGCAGTATctcatttaaaatcaattattcGTTTTCACCATTAATTCAATTCAGCACAATCAATGAGTATTGCTGTCCAGCCGTCCCCCGTTGCCACGGTAGCAGAGGGATCCGTGTTATGGCTGACATGTACGTTTGACCTGGACGGAGGGACACTGGGACAGTTATTGTGGTGGGATAAGGACGGCGGTACTGTCGCCACAGTCACCCCTACAGCATCATCTGCATGTTCTACACTCTCCCCCGATGCCTACATCCCAGACTGTAGCCAGCTCTCCTCCAATGAAGTCCGACTGGGGATACTCAACCCTGTACACGGGGATACATACAGCTGTACTGTCTACCTCTCAGACTTTACAGTGATAGGACCAGTGTCAACACAGGTGGATGTTGTAGGTAGGTCGCTATTTACTTCGTctgtaatttttatttaatactAATGATTTGGGAAATGTTACTccattttgtgattttttaacATTCGAGTAAGTAAAGGTAACTTTGCGCCCGTTAGTATAATGTTTAGTACTTCTCGGCAGGAGGTCAAGTAAgcttaatatacatgtatattacaagtTAAATAACGAAGACAAGTtgagatatatatagaaatcgAGATACGAAATAGTTATAAATGCaaagaatatgaaaataaaacgtAACTCTTCGAAAATGGGCTCACATTAGTAATGGCCTGTTACACACACACTATTATATAATGGTAAATGACAGCatgcaatgaaatatttacatataaatttatcaaacaaaacaaaaactagCATTCTTGTATTCTGATTAATACTGTAGTGTACAATCTCCATAAAACATAATGGTGTGGCCAAAGGTGTCGCGCATTCATGGAACATCAAAATGGTAAACACATAAAAGTGCTTTTTATTGCTAAACAATCATCGCCGAcaatatatcattacaaattTAATCCTTACAATCTCACATTTACCTAACGTTCGATTAAATTATGTTAAGACAATTGTCTCGCAATTGTCTGATATAACTTGCCTGCTgtcaagataaaataaaactaaatacaTAATTTTCTGAAAATGAGTCAATTTCTAACACTATACCAGTTAGAAGTTATGAGAAACTGTGACCATCTTCAATGACAGAACGTATACGGTGTGTCtattcaaaatacaaattacttCTTGTTATAAGTAATTAATTCCGTAATAAATGCAGACCGTTTACTTAAACTGCATAAAATGTGATGCTACATTTGAACGGCTGATAAATAAATGCAATTAAAACAACAAGTACATATATcataaggtacatgtatttgtattcaGAAATAACTCATTATTCCATCAGGAGCTAAAACTACCGTAGGTGAATTAAAACATTGTAGTGCCTTCTGTCAATCatttttgtatataatgtatctTCATTTAATCGTTTGtcttttattttgaattagAATATTCCTATTAAACTTGATACATCGTTTGGGTTTATATATACCTTCAGTCTAATATGAACGAAATGAATGGCCATAACCCTCGATTATGATAATAGCATTTACGGGCTGGTAAGCTGAACTTCTTTCTGACAAAAAGTAGACATCGGCTTCTTTACAATCGCTGGTATGGTAACGGATTTGAGGTAAAAAAATTGCATATTTCGGTTGGAGAATTGCCAGTCTAGTGATCCCTAATAAAAATGCGGCATAATATGTTGGATTTTAGAAATTGTCATTTTCCAATTGTTGCTGTACGTGTAATTGGTTGATCATGTCACGTCTTTTCTTTCATCGTCAGTCTCACCTCAACTTGTGGCACTTTCCTGATCTGAACTCAATATTCCTGTCAAGCGTGATGCATCGTATATGTTGATATAATGCTTTCTATCTGATATTTAGGAATAATCATATAACTCGATCATATTTAACAAGATGGTTATCGTATCTTGTTTCATGGCAAAATAGTCATTGACTTTTATTAGGATCACTGCAGTGTTAAACAGATTGATAGTAAGAGTACTACCCGATCCCGAAAAAAATCGCGtcataatatcataatatatgtgatttttaggtcatttgacccgaagggtcaggatgacctattacCATCACgcatcgtccgtcgtcgtgcgccgtccgccgtgcgccgtgtgtaaacttttcattcaaacgacttcttctaaataaccgaaaggccaagggttcaaataaatgaacttgacctacattcaatgtcacaggagtaaaaaaggctaaaatatttcaacgacttcttctcaagaaccaaattGCCCTGGGTACTCTTACTAGGCCTGCGGCAAGCTGaaaataaatgaacttgaccttcattcaaggtcacaggggtcaaaaaagctaaaatctttaagcacttttttctcaagaaccaaaaggcctagGGTACTCATATCGAACCTGaggcatgctgagataaaggggtactacgtttgttcaaatgaatgaccttgacctacattaaAAGTAACAGGGGTAAaaaaagactaaaatcttttaaacgacttcttctcaaaaaaaACATAAGGACCTGGGTACTCTTAATTAGGCCTGCGTCATGCTGGGATgagctaccaaatttgttcaaataaacgacattgaccttcattcaagctcacagggttcaaaaaggcTCAAATCTTTAATGACTTCCTTTCATGAACCAAAACGCCCCGGGTACTCCTATTGATCCTGCGACATGCCTGGATGAATTGCTATCGAGTTCGTTCAAAGAAATGACCatggccttcattcaaggtcacagggggtttaataggctaaaatcttttaaacgacttcttgtgaataactaaaaggcctagagacctgatctAAGAGtactagagacctgatattgggccttcaGCATGCTGTGATGAAGGATTACTAAGTTCATTCAAGAGCACAGGGGtaaaataggcttaaatctttaaacgacttcttgtaaatatttaagAGGCCTAAAGACTGGATATTGGATTTGTAGCATGGTgaggatcaagggaccttcatttaTGGTCTTAATCGttaaatatatcagaacctggACTTCTTCTGATAAAatagggtttttttttgtactgCCTTACGTTATTGTTGTTATTacgaggtgttgtattgtgccaatagtcaaatgaccgttaaggcccatgggcctcttgtatatattgttatttgcCAATTAAGCATGCACGACGAGTAGTTCTATAtgaattgatatttttcttaacATTTGGTATTTGTTCAATCCAATAATTCACTGATAGAAATATTCCATTCGTtgataaaagtttttaaaattaatatgtttGGACTTCATGAAATCCTTTTTGTCTTCCAATAATGATCATTCCCGTCTGTAAAGATCTCCTTCatatatttcaacgatattcaATTACGGCTTTTGTATTTCAGTACCCGTCCCCAGCGTGACCTTCACATCCCCTGTCGGTGACACAGTCATAGTGACACCAGGGGGCAGTCAGACGTACACATGTGTGACCGGAAGTTGTCGTCCTCCTGCCCGGATAGAATGGTACAAGGACGGCGTGAACGTCACAACTCGGACCGGAAGTGTCAGTAGTGATGGTGACAAGTTTGTGACCACCAGTTCCTATACCCTGACTGGGGTCAAAGGGGACAGTCCGGCCACTGTCCAGTGTAGGGCAAGTAACGTGGATGGAATGACTCCTGTCCTGTCTGACGTGAAAAACTTTTTTGTTCagtgtaaatattaataataatggtTTGTTGATAGCCTTATTTAGTGCCGTTGTATTAAATATATCCAAAtagtaaattttaatttcaattgttTGCAAATGTTGTAATGTttataacaaacttttaacataCTTTTGAGAAATTAAGAAGTTCTACCATATAGCTGCAAATGATCATTTTATACAGTAGGCCTAATTTGCAATGAATTTGAAGCCAACTAATTACAATGAAATGTGGTTAGCTTGGCTGTCGATGGAATGTCTTCAAAAGAAAGTGTCAATGGTTTAAATGAACAGGATATGAGAAAAGGGGAAATTATAAGGCGATATGTGTAGACATCTGGAAAAACTGTTATTACCTATAATAAATTCAGTTACTGGTAGCAGAAGCACAATGTGTAAGACttctaaaatattgaatatctTGATGAAGATTTTTTGGTTGTGTTTTGGTTTtgacacaaaacaaaaaatccaGTTGGTTTTTGCTTTTCTCCTGTATTTGAGATCACTTTTCATTACtttgaatttcatattttaaataaaaaagataatagCACATtgcacagaaaaaaaatcatttgtattgTTGATCAAATTGCGAAATATCGCCAATTATCAGTAGTGGACGCTTTCAAGattaattgtataaaatatgttatcacAGTTGACAATATAACTAATGCTTTAACTTAATATCTACTCTGATAAGCTTACATATATCAATGACACAATTGCCCCGGGAAGGTATATATAAGTTCGGCATGGGAAGAATGTTGCGTCTTGCTAATTGACGGTATAACTACAACATTGATTCCATATCACTAACGCCAGATTTGAACTATTAACACATCTACAGATAAATAgtatacataaataacacaGAATGACACTTTTCTTGCATATTACATCTTCGGTATTCTGGTAGGTTATTGTATTAACAAATATGTTGTATTACAATAGGGCCACCTGATGGACCACCCGTTATCTCTGGGTATACAAGCTCCTCCATCCTGTATGTAAATGACACACTATCACTGAGTTGTCGACAGACGGGAGGGAATCCTCTGTCTACCCTGACTTGGACTGGAGTATGTGGGGGAATCCCCGACACAGATGGCAGCACTGGGATAGAGTCAGTATCTACCATCATAATCATTGTCACCAAGGGTTTCAACCAGCGGACGTGTGGCTGTGTGTCTACTCATCCTCAGCCTCAGGGACAGGACAGGTCAgaggtcacatttactgtaaactgtaagtatacctacctcagacacaggtcacatttactgtacattgtaagtatacctagctcagacacaggtcacatttactgtaaactgtaagtatacctacctcagacacaggtcacatttactgtacattgtaagtatacctacctcagacaccggtcacatttactgtacattgtaagtatacctacctcagacacaggtcacatttactgtacactgtaagtatatctacctcagacacaggtcacatttactgtacactgtaaatatacctacctcagacacaggtcacatttactgtacactgtaagtatacctacctcagacacatgtcatatttactgtacactgtaagtatacctacctcagacacatgtcacatttactgtacattgtaagtataCCTAGCTCAGACACAGGTCACATTTATTGTAaactgtaagtatacctacctcagacacaggtcacatttactgtacattgtaagtatacctacctcagacaccggtcacatttactgtacattgtaagtatacctacctcagacacaggtcacatttactgtacactgtaagtatatctacctcagacacaggtcacatataatgtacactgtaagtatacctacctcagacacatgtcacatttactgtacactgtaagtatacctacctcagacacaaatcacatttactgtacactttaAGTATACCTAACTCAGACACGGGTCACGTTTgttgtacactgtaagtatatatacctacctcagacacaggtcacatttactgttcactttaaatacaGATACCTCAGACACATGCCATGTTTCTTGACATTGATAATAAACATACCCTATCATTTTTGATTTTCGTGTTTGAACAGTTTTTAACTATCTACAGACCCACCGAGTTCCCCGACTGTAAGTCAGACACCGACACATCCCTGGTTGGAGGGAGAGAGCGGGACACTAAGCTGTAGTTACACTGAGGGTTTCCCAGCTCTGACCAGGGTTGAATGGTTCCGTAATGGCCGCCTCCAGACTGGACAGTCAGCGCCATCTATCACTCTCACATCTCTCACCAAGGACGACAACCAAGCCGGCTATACCTGTCGTGTGAAGAATGACTTCACTGACGTCAAACTTACTAACCTGACGTCATCAGTTATGTACCTCAATGTAGAATGTGAGTATATTACTGTTAAGCTTTATAATTGCTTTCGATTCAAAATACCATGCCCATAAAATTGAGCAATATAGAACATTAAAAACACTGTGTATGACATATACTGAtatcacatttgaaaaaaaactgcTAATAACATATTATATCGAGGAAAGAAGAgcaataagaataaaaaaaagaaacattttaactTCATCCTTTTTATTTTGAACAACGATATTAATTGAGGTCGGTTGTTCTGGTGTTAATTTAAGTCAATGGACGtattttttggattttttttataacatcaatgcatatatatatagaccacTTATATCCACATTTTGTGTTGTTGACCGATACAGACAAACCGTTCGTGACCTTGACCCCTACAACCCAAACAGTAGTAGAAGGTCAGACAGTCCAAGTAACTTGTGATGCAGAAGGAAACCCCGCCCCTAGAGTGGAGTGGGTACGTGGAGGGACATCTGTACACACAGGACCAGGGACCTTTCTGACTTTGACCATAGGTGATGTAGATCGGTCAGAGACAGATAACTACACCTGTCGGGCTGAGGGTCTATCATctgtacaggggagacaactcatcacacaaataatggcatcaattattgttcaatgtATGCTTATTccacaatatatttatttctgttttattgttaagaCACATTTACCTTATCATCTGTTGTTCTCGGAATCTGTATTTCGAATGTCCAATTCATCACACGGAGAATAACACGGATTACTGTCCAATATGGGTTCACGTTTATTTTACATTAGATGTATTTTTGAGTTATTGTTAAGACACGTTTAACTGTTCATCTGTTCTACATTGAATTTGTATTTAGATTGTTCCCTTGCATCAAGCCAAATTATAACATAACAAGGGTACAGTCGGATTTGCAAATGGATTTGTGATAACAAATTTAGCTAAGATATATTCTTCACAAAATGTGAAAACGTTAATCATTACGGAAAgtatatcattttcatttgaGAAACTCGtttagaaatatttctaaatgacCTGAAAATTTCAATATGAGTTAGACTcgatttatttcatatatttaacaagaaatgttcacacttttgtatttttgtattacagCTAAAATGTTTTGAGAGttgatattgtatttcattatcTGTGTACTATATTATTATTCAATTACAGATCCTCCAAATGTAACGGTTTTGGTGCCCTCTGGTATAGAAGAAGGAGATACAAATGTCCAGCTAATGTGTCAGACGTTAGGAGAGCCCAATACACTGACCAGTCAGTCCTGGACTCAGACCATTGACCAGACCTTTATCACTGACCAATTCACGTACAACACTGCATCTCATGATATCATAGTGTTGGCGGAGGTTTCCATGGACGACGTGGGGAAGTACACGTGTAGTGTTAGTAATGGCGTACCCGATAGAAATGGAGAGTCACTACAATCTAACAGTGCCGTGTTAAATGTTAAAGGTATGTAATACACAATGTAATATATCACATGCCTTCATCTTGACAATGACGAGTAATAATAGTAAAATTAAGTAGATTtctttacaatgtataatggaAGTCTAGTTTGATATGCAAACATTTTATCCTGTCATAGAAAATCTGCTATAACACAGATTTGTGATTTTGTACGTAATGATAGTTCGATGACATCCTCGTAGCGTCGAAGATTTTGAGAATATATAAGCAATTAACTAGGTGAGATTACCTGCTTAGACTCCAAATTCACATATCGACACGGTTATATGATGGAAAGGAAATGATTCATTTTCGCATATTGTtctaaaacatgataaaaacgACATTTTGGAACAAAAGTTTTTAAGCTTGCGCAAGATCACTTTATATAGCGGGAACTTATTAGATGTTTAATTGTACTCTAAAGGTAATGTTGATTTATCTGATAGGTGGACGTGTTTAAAAACGAATGTATTAACACTTTTGTCGAAAAAGAGACAACATTTCAACATATCGAATGACATTAAAACCACTTGTTGTACGTACCATTGTATTTTCTGTCGTTTTAGCGGCTGCTCAATTCAGTAACATTGACGAATACC
Proteins encoded in this window:
- the LOC138312173 gene encoding nephrin-like yields the protein MDCPLLILVILDLILTAQSMSIAVQPSPVATVAEGSVLWLTCTFDLDGGTLGQLLWWDKDGGTVATVTPTASSACSTLSPDAYIPDCSQLSSNEVRLGILNPVHGDTYSCTVYLSDFTVIGPVSTQVDVVVPVPSVTFTSPVGDTVIVTPGGSQTYTCVTGSCRPPARIEWYKDGVNVTTRTGSVSSDGDKFVTTSSYTLTGVKGDSPATVQCRASNVDGMTPVLSDVKNFFVQWPPDGPPVISGYTSSSILYVNDTLSLSCRQTGGNPLSTLTWTGVCGGIPDTDGSTGIESVSTIIIIVTKGFNQRTCGCVSTHPQPQGQDRSEVTFTVNYPPSSPTVSQTPTHPWLEGESGTLSCSYTEGFPALTRVEWFRNGRLQTGQSAPSITLTSLTKDDNQAGYTCRVKNDFTDVKLTNLTSSVMYLNVEYKPFVTLTPTTQTVVEGQTVQVTCDAEGNPAPRVEWVRGGTSVHTGPGTFLTLTIGDVDRSETDNYTCRAEGLSSVQGRQLITQIMASIIVQYPPNVTVLVPSGIEEGDTNVQLMCQTLGEPNTLTSQSWTQTIDQTFITDQFTYNTASHDIIVLAEVSMDDVGKYTCSVSNGVPDRNGESLQSNSAVLNVKAAAQFSNIDEYQTFSGEFQKPLVVRIPFYSNPPVTYVADLEWTRLTTGQKIIPSGDITFSLYNGEVIYLTIKQRNISFVGQAAVMTILSFDSTFVGDYNVTIYNDGRRRHSTSSFSITHLTEHPGSPTNFRVMDYTSSSITVEWNKGFNGGHMQTFVVMYRPVGGISLQTISVLEQQQLTYTKEITGLQPNTRYQLNLYSYNKVGNSSLSSIIGIIGKTQQQKATSNPNTASMILFILASLMLLVAGIHFLCFTYRLKLKRKTPYKRKHKDKPGEHGHQTDGSNYNDLNLDEREPPSTYESIGGGTAANMDEEVISGCRGMYESLGMRNDVSVYDELKGPAPNTYENTVTI